The Stomatobaculum sp. F0698 genomic sequence TCGATCTGCTCTGTTTCATTCAGGAGAACGCGGACTTAATCCGCATTCTGATCGGTTCAAACGGCGATCCGAACTTTCTCCAGCGACTCCGCTCCGTCTTCCAGGAAAAGATTTTGGTGCCCTGGTGGCAGTCCATTGCCGGCAAATCCGAACAGGAATACGAGTACTTCTATTCCTATATCACCGAGGGCACAATCGGTTTAATCCACCGTTGGGTGGAAAACGGCACGGACCTCTCTCCCGAGGAAATGGCAACGCTCGCGGAGCGCTTCATCGTCTTCGGTTCCTCCACCCTGCTTCCGCCCGGTTGGACCCTCAATCACCGCGACTGAGGCAAACAAAACAGAAAAGAGCGTCGGCGCATTGCCGACGCTCTTTTTGTCTCCGTCAAATTTCACCCGGCTTCTCAATCTGGACAATAGCAGACTTCTGCATCGGGATTCGGCAATTCTTGTTGTTGCCAAACTCAACGATTACGGTGTCTTCCGTCATGTCGATGATGACGCCGTAGAAGCCCGAAGTCGTGAGCACCGAGTCGCCGACCGCAATGCTCGAGAGCAGCGCCTCCTGCTCCTTCTTCTGCTTCTGCTGCGGACGGTATGCCATGAAATAAATCAGCGCACCGAAAAAGATAATGTAAACACCCCAGAACAGAATGTTGTTTGTTCCGCCTGTCAGTAAGACTCCGCTCATGCTTTTGCCTCCATGCCCTCTATTTTTCTTTCCTTATATGCCCGGAACTCACCTCGATCGATGGCGTCACGGATTTCTTGCATCATTGTATTATAAAAGTACAGATTGTGCAAGACGCAAAGCCGCATCCCGAGCATCTCTCCCGCCTTCAAAAGGTGGCGAATATAGGCGCGGGAATAGGAGCGGCAGGCCGGGCAGCCGCAGCCTTCTTCGATGGGCCGCGCGTCCAGCTCATACTTCTTGTTGAAGAGATTAATCTTGCCGCTGTTCGTGTATACATGTCCGTGGCGGCCGTTTCGCGAGGGGTACACGCAGTCAAAGAAGTCCACGCCTCGCTCGACCGCTTCCAGAATGTTCTGCGGTGTGCCGACTCCCATTAAATAAGTCGGCTTTTCGCGCGGCAACTCCGGAACCACGGCATCGAGAATGCGATACATTTCCTCCGCGCTCTCGCCGACCGCAAGTCCGCCGACCGCGTAGCCGTCGAGATCCAGCTCCCGTATTTCACGCGCATGGCGTATGCGCACATCCTCAAGTATGCCGCCCTGGTTGATTCCGAAGAGCAGCTGCTCCGGATTCACGCGGTCCGGCAGGGCGTTGAGCCGCGCCATTTCCGTTTTGCAGCGCTTTAACCAACGCGTGGTGCGGTCCACACTCTGTTCGATATAGCTTCTCTCCGCAAGGCTCGGCGGGCACTCGTCGAAGGCCATCGCAATGGTAGAGCCCAGATTCGACTGAATTTGCATGCTCTCTTCGGGCCCCATAAAGATTTTCCTGCCGTCAATGTGAGAGCGGAAGGTGACGCCCTCTTCTTTGATCTTTCGCATGCCCGAGAGCGAAAACACCTGGAAACCGCCGGAGTCCGTGAGTATGGGTCTGTCCCAGTGCATAAAACGGTGCAGGCCGCCGAATTCGTGAATCAGTCGGTCGCCGGAGACCTTCCCGTCGCCCGGGCGCACATGGAGGTGGTAGGTATTCGAGAGCTGCACCTGCGTGCCGATTTCTTTTAAATCATCGGTCGATACCGCACCCTTAATGGCGGCGACCGTGCCCACATTCATGAAGACCGGCGTCTCAATGCTGCCGTGTACCGTCTCCATATGTGCGCGCTTTGCTCTTCCCTCGCTTGCCAGAATTTTGTATTTCACAACGTATCCTCTCTGCCAAGAAGAGGAGGAGCTCTGCTCCCCCTCTTCTATTCGCGTATCACCGAGAGCTCTGCCCTCGGAACGAATTACTTTTTCTTTTTCTTTGCAGTCTTTTCCGCCTTCTCCGCAGCCTTTTGCGCCGCTTCTTCCTCAGCCTTCTTCTTCTCGTGCTTGCCCTCCATGAGATCCCAGAGCGGGCTTGCGATTGCAATCGAAGAATAGGTACCGAAGATGGTTCCCACCATGAGCGGCAGGGTGAAGTCGCGAATCGAGGACACACCGAGCAGGAAGAGAATAAAGATGGTCACAAAGGTCGTGAGCGAAGTCAGAATGGAGCGCGAGAAGGTCTCCGTGATACTCTTGTTCGCAATCTCTCTTCTGTCCATGCGCGGGAAGAGCTTCTGATTCTCACGAATGCGGTCAAAGATAACAATCGTGTCGTTGATCGAGTAACCGACCAGCGTCAGCATGCAGGCCACGAACGAGGAACCGATGCTCCAGCGGAACACCACGTAGAAGGCAAAGAGCACCAACACGTCGTGGCAGAGGCACATGATGGCCGAAGCCGCAAAACGGAAATTCGAGAAGCGGAAGCGAATGTAGACCAGCATTAAGAGCAGGGCAATCGCAACCGCGAGCACCGCATCGCGGCGCATCTCGCCGGAGATCGTGCCGGAAATGCTCTCCGCCGTGATCTTCTCCTGATCGATGCCGAACTTCTCCGCCAGTGCCTGATCCAATGCCTGGCGCTCGTCCACGCTGAGCGCACGTGTCTTGATGATGACCTCATCGGTGCCCTGGACCTTTGCCGCCTGGATGTCGTTGTCACCGGTAATACCGGCAACCACCGGCTTCACTTCCGTATCGATGCGCTCAAGCGACATATCCTCGTTGAAGGTCACGTTGGTCGAGGTGCCGCCCTTAAAGTCGAGGCCAAAGTTCAGCGCGCTGCCGCTCTTCGCCTGATAGACGCCCATGCCGATGAATCCGGTCGCAATGATCGCGAGGGCAAAGCCGAAGAAAAGCTTGCGCTTGCCGATAAAATCAAAGGTCTTTCTCTCTCGAATTTTTCCGAAGAGTCCCTTCTTGTCGAGACCGAGCTCGATGAAGGAAGTGACCCAGCTTCTCGTAATCAGGAGCGCCGTGAACATGGAGACCACAACACCGAGGCCAAGCGTCGTCGCAAAGCCCTTAATGGTGCCCGTGCCCATGATATAGAGAACGGCTGCCGCAATCAGCGTCGTGATGTTACCGTCGATAATCGCGGAGAGTGCCTTGTGGAAACCGGACTTAACGGCCTCACGCACACTCCTTCCGAGCCCGATTTCCTCGCGGATACGGGTGAAAATAATGACGTTCGCATCGACCGCCATACCGACCGAGAGAATGATACCCGCGATACCCGGAAGGGTCATCGTGATATCGAATGCGCTGATTAAGCAGACCGTGAGGCTGATGTAGAGTGCCAGTGCGAGCGCCGCCGCAAGACCCGGCAGCCAGAAGATGCCGACCATGATTGCGACAATCGCAAGGAAGCCGACCGCACCCGCCTTTAAGCTGGTGTGAATTGCCTGCTGACCGAGCTGAGCGCCGACCACGTTCGAACGGAGCTCCTCGAGCTCAAGCCGCAGCGAACCGATGCGGATTGTGGACGCAAGCTGATCTGCCTCCTCGTAGTTCTGCATGCCGTCGATCTGGCAGGTTCCGCCCGTAATTGCATCGCGGACCACCGGGTTCGAATACGTTCTGCCGTCGTAGATAATCGCAATGTGCTGGCCGACCAACCGGCTCGTCGCATCGGCAAAGGCCTTCGCCCCTTCCTCGGTGAAGGTGAGCTCCACGAGATACTGGTTCTGTCCCGTGGTCTTGTCCTGCATCTGTGCCGGCTTTGCGCTCTTCACCTGATCGCCGGTCAGAATGACCGCACCGGTCGGATCCACAAAGGTCAGCGAACCCGGACGACCGAGATCTTCGAGAATCTGGTTTGCATCCGAGACGCCCGGAATGTCGATGTTAATGCGATTCCGGCCCTCCTGATAGACCTGCGCCTCGGTGGAGTAATTCTCCACGCGCTGCTGGAGCTTGAAGATGGTATCCTTCATGTCCTGCGCGCTCGGATTCTCCTCCTTCGCCTGGTAGGTGATGCTGACACCGCCCGCGAGATCCAGACCGAGCTTAATCTTATTGCCGCGCATACTGTCGTACGCGAGATATAAGAAGCCCGCCAGAAGCGCAAGAAGCACCAGCAGGCGCAGCGCGCCCTTTCCCTTTTCGCTCTTCATACTTGCTACCTCCCCTTGATGGTCAGATTGCCGCCTGCTCCTCTGCCGCTGCCGCCGCATCCAACATCTCGGCCGCTTTGATCATGATGGCACACTCAATCCGCTTTTTTTGCATCGCGCAGCCAATCTCATAGGCATCCGTCAGGTTGTGATGGAAGTTGTGAGAATTTGCCGCACAGCCGCCGCTGCAGTAGAAACGAACCTCGCAGTCCTTACACTGCGGCTTGGCATAGACATTACATAATTTGAACTCATCGCAGATGTCGCTGCGCTGAATACCGCTGTCAACATTGCCGAGCAGGAATTCCTCCTTGCCGACAAACTGATGGCAGGGATAGAAATCGCCCCAGGGCGTCACCGCGAGATACTCGGTGCCCGAACCGCAGCCCGAGAGACGCTTTGCGACACAGGGTCCCTGCTTCAAATCAATCTGGAAGTGGAAAAAGACAAAGCCTCTTCCCTCCCGGCGACGCTTCACATACTCCGCTGCGAGCTTGTCGTACTGCTCGAGGATAATCGGCAGATCTTCCTCGCGTATCGCATAGGGCTCCTCGGGGTCCGCGACCACCGGCTCCATACTCATCTTCTCAAAGCCGAGATCCGCAAAGTGCAACACGTCCTCCGAAAACTCCAGGTTGTTGTGCGTGAAGGTGCCGCGGATGTAGTAGTCCTTATGCAGCTTTTCCCGCTCCGCCGCAAAGCGCTGGAACTTCGGGACAATGATGTCGTAGCTGCCCTGCCCGCCGCGCGTGGGACGCATGCGGTCGTTCACTTCCTTGCGGCCGTCCAGCGAGAGGACCACATTCGACATCTCTTTGTTGCAGAACGCCGTAATCTCATCGTTCAAGAGCACGCCGTTCGTGGTGAGCGTGAAGCGGAACTGCTTGTCGTGCTCCTTCTCGAGCGAGCGCCCGTACTCGACGAGCTGCTTTACAACCTTCCAGTTCATGGTCGGCTCGCCGCCGAAGAAATCGACCTCGAGATTTCTGCGGGAACCCGAGTTCGCAACCAGGAAATCCAGTGCCTTCTTGCCGACTTCAAAACTCATCAGCGCTCTTCTGCCGTGGTACTCGCCCTCTTCCGCGAAGCAGTAGCGACATGCAAGGTTGCAGTCGTGGGCAATGTGAAGACAGAGCGCCTTGACAACCGTCTTGCGCGCCTTAAAGTCGCGCACAAAGCTCTGATAGCCGTCCGTGGTGAAGAGCTCCTCGGCGTCAATGAGAGCCTGCATGGTCTCAATGACTTCCTCGATTTCCTCCGCCGGATAATCCGCCTTCAGTTCCGCGCGGACCGCCTCCTTGGCCTCCTCGGAGAGCGGCGTCGCCTTCTCGAGTTCTCCGACCACCGGCTCCGCAGCCTGCACCGCCCGGTAGAACGCCGGATCCGCGACATGCACGGAGCCCGAGTTGACGTCCATCACAATGGCAATGCCGTTGTTGATAAATTGGTGAATCAAGCCTTTACCTGCTTTCTATATACAAACTTCTCTATAAAACACATGCGAACGCCGTCCGAAACGGGCCGCAAAAATACCTTGCAAGATAAGAACCCCTACAATCCTCTCAGACTGTAGGGGTCTCCCGTCGTCTCCGGGACCTTATCTGTTCTCGTTCTCGCAGCTCTGATTTCCAACGGTGCAGGAAGTCTTGCACGCGGACTGGCAGGAAGTCTGGCACTCGCCACAACCACCATGCGCCATGCTTGCCTTCAGAGGCTTCTCATTCAGCGTCATAACATGCTTCATCTCATTGTCCTCCTCTCCGTGATACTCTGAAAAATTATAACATACCGTATATTACTTGACAACGGCTTTC encodes the following:
- a CDS encoding TetR/AcrR family transcriptional regulator, whose protein sequence is MNDDRQDRRIRKTRSALRRCLSALLLKKPVKDISVRELTELADINRGTFYLHYHDVFDLLQNLEEEMFLQYTALLDRHDAEEVKESPRKLLVDLLCFIQENADLIRILIGSNGDPNFLQRLRSVFQEKILVPWWQSIAGKSEQEYEYFYSYITEGTIGLIHRWVENGTDLSPEEMATLAERFIVFGSSTLLPPGWTLNHRD
- the yajC gene encoding preprotein translocase subunit YajC, translating into MSGVLLTGGTNNILFWGVYIIFFGALIYFMAYRPQQKQKKEQEALLSSIAVGDSVLTTSGFYGVIIDMTEDTVIVEFGNNKNCRIPMQKSAIVQIEKPGEI
- the tgt gene encoding tRNA guanosine(34) transglycosylase Tgt, yielding MKYKILASEGRAKRAHMETVHGSIETPVFMNVGTVAAIKGAVSTDDLKEIGTQVQLSNTYHLHVRPGDGKVSGDRLIHEFGGLHRFMHWDRPILTDSGGFQVFSLSGMRKIKEEGVTFRSHIDGRKIFMGPEESMQIQSNLGSTIAMAFDECPPSLAERSYIEQSVDRTTRWLKRCKTEMARLNALPDRVNPEQLLFGINQGGILEDVRIRHAREIRELDLDGYAVGGLAVGESAEEMYRILDAVVPELPREKPTYLMGVGTPQNILEAVERGVDFFDCVYPSRNGRHGHVYTNSGKINLFNKKYELDARPIEEGCGCPACRSYSRAYIRHLLKAGEMLGMRLCVLHNLYFYNTMMQEIRDAIDRGEFRAYKERKIEGMEAKA
- the secD gene encoding protein translocase subunit SecD, with translation MKSEKGKGALRLLVLLALLAGFLYLAYDSMRGNKIKLGLDLAGGVSITYQAKEENPSAQDMKDTIFKLQQRVENYSTEAQVYQEGRNRINIDIPGVSDANQILEDLGRPGSLTFVDPTGAVILTGDQVKSAKPAQMQDKTTGQNQYLVELTFTEEGAKAFADATSRLVGQHIAIIYDGRTYSNPVVRDAITGGTCQIDGMQNYEEADQLASTIRIGSLRLELEELRSNVVGAQLGQQAIHTSLKAGAVGFLAIVAIMVGIFWLPGLAAALALALYISLTVCLISAFDITMTLPGIAGIILSVGMAVDANVIIFTRIREEIGLGRSVREAVKSGFHKALSAIIDGNITTLIAAAVLYIMGTGTIKGFATTLGLGVVVSMFTALLITRSWVTSFIELGLDKKGLFGKIRERKTFDFIGKRKLFFGFALAIIATGFIGMGVYQAKSGSALNFGLDFKGGTSTNVTFNEDMSLERIDTEVKPVVAGITGDNDIQAAKVQGTDEVIIKTRALSVDERQALDQALAEKFGIDQEKITAESISGTISGEMRRDAVLAVAIALLLMLVYIRFRFSNFRFAASAIMCLCHDVLVLFAFYVVFRWSIGSSFVACMLTLVGYSINDTIVIFDRIRENQKLFPRMDRREIANKSITETFSRSILTSLTTFVTIFILFLLGVSSIRDFTLPLMVGTIFGTYSSIAIASPLWDLMEGKHEKKKAEEEAAQKAAEKAEKTAKKKKK
- the scfB gene encoding thioether cross-link-forming SCIFF peptide maturase → MIHQFINNGIAIVMDVNSGSVHVADPAFYRAVQAAEPVVGELEKATPLSEEAKEAVRAELKADYPAEEIEEVIETMQALIDAEELFTTDGYQSFVRDFKARKTVVKALCLHIAHDCNLACRYCFAEEGEYHGRRALMSFEVGKKALDFLVANSGSRRNLEVDFFGGEPTMNWKVVKQLVEYGRSLEKEHDKQFRFTLTTNGVLLNDEITAFCNKEMSNVVLSLDGRKEVNDRMRPTRGGQGSYDIIVPKFQRFAAEREKLHKDYYIRGTFTHNNLEFSEDVLHFADLGFEKMSMEPVVADPEEPYAIREEDLPIILEQYDKLAAEYVKRRREGRGFVFFHFQIDLKQGPCVAKRLSGCGSGTEYLAVTPWGDFYPCHQFVGKEEFLLGNVDSGIQRSDICDEFKLCNVYAKPQCKDCEVRFYCSGGCAANSHNFHHNLTDAYEIGCAMQKKRIECAIMIKAAEMLDAAAAAEEQAAI
- the scfA gene encoding six-cysteine ranthipeptide SCIFF, with protein sequence MKHVMTLNEKPLKASMAHGGCGECQTSCQSACKTSCTVGNQSCENENR